A stretch of the Candidatus Baltobacteraceae bacterium genome encodes the following:
- the rimI gene encoding ribosomal protein S18-alanine N-acetyltransferase, with protein MKAELGRTGRDDPSELTIASMTEHDIKEVMRIEAQSFATTWPENAFHNELHENKLAHYFVGRIDDRIVAYGGIWVILEDSHVTTIAVTPEYRGRKFGEYLLLHMLEVAIDRGASWMTLEVREGNAGAQALYRKYGFTTVSTRKGYYSDNNENAFVMWAGNLKSELYRNRLRVLRAALVP; from the coding sequence CCGCGACGATCCGTCGGAACTGACGATCGCGTCGATGACGGAGCACGACATCAAAGAAGTCATGCGCATCGAAGCGCAGTCGTTCGCGACGACGTGGCCCGAGAACGCCTTTCACAACGAACTGCACGAAAACAAACTCGCACACTATTTCGTAGGCCGAATCGACGATCGGATCGTCGCTTACGGCGGCATCTGGGTGATCCTCGAAGATTCGCACGTCACCACGATCGCGGTCACGCCGGAGTATCGAGGCCGGAAGTTCGGTGAGTATCTGCTGCTGCACATGCTCGAGGTCGCCATCGATCGCGGCGCGTCGTGGATGACCCTCGAAGTGCGCGAGGGCAACGCCGGCGCGCAAGCGCTCTATCGCAAATACGGATTCACGACGGTCTCGACGCGTAAGGGCTACTACAGCGACAACAACGAGAACGCATTCGTCATGTGGGCCGGCAATTTAAAGAGCGAGCTCTATCGCAACCGCCTGCGCGTTCTGCGCGCGGCGCTCGTTCCATGA